A window from Equus caballus isolate H_3958 breed thoroughbred chromosome 8, TB-T2T, whole genome shotgun sequence encodes these proteins:
- the ZBTB7C gene encoding zinc finger and BTB domain-containing protein 7C isoform X6 — translation MANGIDELIGIPFPNHSSEVLCSLNEQRHDGLLCDVLLVVQEQEYRTHRSVLAACSKYFKKLFTAGTLASQPYVYEIDFVQPEALAAILEFAYTSTLTITASNVKHILNAARMLEIQCIVNVCLEIMEPGGDGGEEDDKEDDDDDEDDDEEEDEEEEEEEEEEEDDDTEDFADQENLPDPQDINCHQSPSKTDHLTEKAYADTPRDFPDSFQAGSPGHLGVIRDFSIESLLRENLYPKANIPDRRPSLSPFAPDFFPHLWPGDFGAFAQLPQQPMDSGPLDLVIKNRKIKEEEKEELPPPPPPPFPNDFFKDMFPDLPGGPLGPIKAENDYGAYLNFLSATHLGGLFPPWPLVEERKLKPKASQQCPICHKVIMGAGKLPRHMRTHTGEKPYMCNICEVRFTRQDKLKIHMRKHTGERPYLCIHCNAKFVHNYDLKNHMRIHTGVRPYQCEFCYKSFTRSDHLHRHIKRQSCRMARPRRGRKPAAWRAASLLFGPGGAAPDKAAFVMPPALGDVGGHLGGAAVCLPGPSPAKHFLAAPKGALSLQELERQFEETQMKLFGRAQLEAERNAGGLLAFALAENVAAARPYFPLPDPWAAGLAGLPGLAGLNHMASMSEANN, via the exons ATGGCCAATGGCATTGACGAGCTCATTGGCATTCCCTTCCCCAACCACAGCAGCGAGGTCCTGTGTAGCCTGAACGAGCAGCGACATGACGGCCTGCTCTGCGATGTGCTCCTGGTGGTGCAGGAACAGGAGTACCGCACCCACCGCTCCGTCCTGGCCGCCTGCAGCAAGTACTTCAAGAAGCTCTTCACGGCCGGCACCTTAGCCAGCCAGCCGTATGTCTATGAGATCGACTTTGTCCAGCCCGAGGCTCTGGCCGCCATCCTGGAATTCGCCTACACCTCCACGCTCACCATCACGGCCTCCAATGTCAAGCACATCCTCAACGCCGCCAGGATGCTGGAGATCCAGTGCATCGTGAACGTGTGCCTGGAGATCATGGAGCCCGGGGGCGACGGAGGGGAGGAGGACGACAAGGAGGACGATGATGATGACGAagatgatgatgaggaggaggatgaagaggaggaggaggaggaagaggaggaggaggatgatgaCACAGAGGATTTTGCTGATCAAGAAAACTTGCCTGACCCCCAGGACATCAACTGCCACCAAAGCCCTTCCAAGACTGACCATCTCACGGAGAAGGCCTATGCAGACACACCCAGGGACTTCCCTGATTCCTTCCAGGCTGGCAGCCCTGGCCATCTGGGTGTGATCCGGGACTTCTCCATCGAATCTCTGCTGAGGGAGAACCTCTACCCCAAAGCCAACATCCCCGACAGGAGGCCCTCCTTATCTCCGTTTGCCCCGGACTTCTTCCCACACCTCTGGCCAGGGGACTTCGGTGCCTTTGCCCAGCTGCCTCAGCAGCCTATGGACAGTGGGCCGTTGGACCTTGTCATCAAGAACCGGAAGatcaaggaggaggagaaggaggagctgcccccacctccaccaccgCCCTTCCCTAATGACTTTTTCAAGGACATGTTCCCAGACCTTCCTGGGGGGCCACTGGGCCCCATCAAGGCAGAGAATGACTACGGTGCCTATCTCAACTTCCTGAGTGCCACCCATCTGGGGGGCCTCTTCCCACCCTGGCCACTGGTAGAGGAGCGCAAGCTGAAGCCCAAGGCCTCTCAGCAGTGCCCCATCTGCCACAAAGTCATCATGGGGGCCGGGAAGCTACCGCGGCACATGAGGACCCACACCGGGGAGAAGCCATACATGTGCAACATCTGTGAGGTCCGCTTCACCAG GCAGGACAAGCTGAAGATCCACATGCGGAAGCACACGGGGGAGCGGCCCTACCTGTGCATCCACTGCAACGCCAAGTTCGTGCACAACTACGACCTCAAGAACCACATGCGCATCCACACGGGCGTGCGGCCCTACCAGTGCGAGTTCTGCTACAAGAGCTTCACGCGCTCCGACCACCTGCACCGCCACATCAAGCGCCAGAGCTGCCGCATGGCGCGGCCCCGGCGCGGCCGCAAGCCCGCCGCCTGGAGGGCCGCCAGCCTGCTCTTCGGGCCCGGCGGCGCGGCGCCCGACAAGGCGGCCTTCGTGATGCCACCGGCGCTGGGCGATGTGGGCGGCCACCTGGGCGGGGCGGCCGTGTGCCTCCCGGGCCCCAGCCCCGCCAAGCACTTCCTGGCGGCGCCCAAGGGTGCGCTGAGCCTGCAGGAGCTCGAGCGGCAGTTCGAGGAGACGCAGATGAAGCTGTTCGGGCGCGCGCAGCTGGAGGCCGAGCGCAACGCCGGGGGCCTCCTGGCCTTCGCGCTGGCTGAGAACGTGGCCGCCGCGCGGCCCTACTTCCCGTTGCCCGACCCGTGGGCCGCGGGCCTGGCCGGCCTCCCCGGGCTCGCGGGCCTCAACCATATGGCCTCCATGTCTGAAGCCAACAACTAG
- the ZBTB7C gene encoding zinc finger and BTB domain-containing protein 7C isoform X5: MGHGKAADHWERALSENMANGIDELIGIPFPNHSSEVLCSLNEQRHDGLLCDVLLVVQEQEYRTHRSVLAACSKYFKKLFTAGTLASQPYVYEIDFVQPEALAAILEFAYTSTLTITASNVKHILNAARMLEIQCIVNVCLEIMEPGGDGGEEDDKEDDDDDEDDDEEEDEEEEEEEEEEEDDDTEDFADQENLPDPQDINCHQSPSKTDHLTEKAYADTPRDFPDSFQAGSPGHLGVIRDFSIESLLRENLYPKANIPDRRPSLSPFAPDFFPHLWPGDFGAFAQLPQQPMDSGPLDLVIKNRKIKEEEKEELPPPPPPPFPNDFFKDMFPDLPGGPLGPIKAENDYGAYLNFLSATHLGGLFPPWPLVEERKLKPKASQQCPICHKVIMGAGKLPRHMRTHTGEKPYMCNICEVRFTRQDKLKIHMRKHTGERPYLCIHCNAKFVHNYDLKNHMRIHTGVRPYQCEFCYKSFTRSDHLHRHIKRQSCRMARPRRGRKPAAWRAASLLFGPGGAAPDKAAFVMPPALGDVGGHLGGAAVCLPGPSPAKHFLAAPKGALSLQELERQFEETQMKLFGRAQLEAERNAGGLLAFALAENVAAARPYFPLPDPWAAGLAGLPGLAGLNHMASMSEANN; this comes from the exons GGCTCTGTCTGAGAACATGGCCAATGGCATTGACGAGCTCATTGGCATTCCCTTCCCCAACCACAGCAGCGAGGTCCTGTGTAGCCTGAACGAGCAGCGACATGACGGCCTGCTCTGCGATGTGCTCCTGGTGGTGCAGGAACAGGAGTACCGCACCCACCGCTCCGTCCTGGCCGCCTGCAGCAAGTACTTCAAGAAGCTCTTCACGGCCGGCACCTTAGCCAGCCAGCCGTATGTCTATGAGATCGACTTTGTCCAGCCCGAGGCTCTGGCCGCCATCCTGGAATTCGCCTACACCTCCACGCTCACCATCACGGCCTCCAATGTCAAGCACATCCTCAACGCCGCCAGGATGCTGGAGATCCAGTGCATCGTGAACGTGTGCCTGGAGATCATGGAGCCCGGGGGCGACGGAGGGGAGGAGGACGACAAGGAGGACGATGATGATGACGAagatgatgatgaggaggaggatgaagaggaggaggaggaggaagaggaggaggaggatgatgaCACAGAGGATTTTGCTGATCAAGAAAACTTGCCTGACCCCCAGGACATCAACTGCCACCAAAGCCCTTCCAAGACTGACCATCTCACGGAGAAGGCCTATGCAGACACACCCAGGGACTTCCCTGATTCCTTCCAGGCTGGCAGCCCTGGCCATCTGGGTGTGATCCGGGACTTCTCCATCGAATCTCTGCTGAGGGAGAACCTCTACCCCAAAGCCAACATCCCCGACAGGAGGCCCTCCTTATCTCCGTTTGCCCCGGACTTCTTCCCACACCTCTGGCCAGGGGACTTCGGTGCCTTTGCCCAGCTGCCTCAGCAGCCTATGGACAGTGGGCCGTTGGACCTTGTCATCAAGAACCGGAAGatcaaggaggaggagaaggaggagctgcccccacctccaccaccgCCCTTCCCTAATGACTTTTTCAAGGACATGTTCCCAGACCTTCCTGGGGGGCCACTGGGCCCCATCAAGGCAGAGAATGACTACGGTGCCTATCTCAACTTCCTGAGTGCCACCCATCTGGGGGGCCTCTTCCCACCCTGGCCACTGGTAGAGGAGCGCAAGCTGAAGCCCAAGGCCTCTCAGCAGTGCCCCATCTGCCACAAAGTCATCATGGGGGCCGGGAAGCTACCGCGGCACATGAGGACCCACACCGGGGAGAAGCCATACATGTGCAACATCTGTGAGGTCCGCTTCACCAG GCAGGACAAGCTGAAGATCCACATGCGGAAGCACACGGGGGAGCGGCCCTACCTGTGCATCCACTGCAACGCCAAGTTCGTGCACAACTACGACCTCAAGAACCACATGCGCATCCACACGGGCGTGCGGCCCTACCAGTGCGAGTTCTGCTACAAGAGCTTCACGCGCTCCGACCACCTGCACCGCCACATCAAGCGCCAGAGCTGCCGCATGGCGCGGCCCCGGCGCGGCCGCAAGCCCGCCGCCTGGAGGGCCGCCAGCCTGCTCTTCGGGCCCGGCGGCGCGGCGCCCGACAAGGCGGCCTTCGTGATGCCACCGGCGCTGGGCGATGTGGGCGGCCACCTGGGCGGGGCGGCCGTGTGCCTCCCGGGCCCCAGCCCCGCCAAGCACTTCCTGGCGGCGCCCAAGGGTGCGCTGAGCCTGCAGGAGCTCGAGCGGCAGTTCGAGGAGACGCAGATGAAGCTGTTCGGGCGCGCGCAGCTGGAGGCCGAGCGCAACGCCGGGGGCCTCCTGGCCTTCGCGCTGGCTGAGAACGTGGCCGCCGCGCGGCCCTACTTCCCGTTGCCCGACCCGTGGGCCGCGGGCCTGGCCGGCCTCCCCGGGCTCGCGGGCCTCAACCATATGGCCTCCATGTCTGAAGCCAACAACTAG
- the ZBTB7C gene encoding zinc finger and BTB domain-containing protein 7C isoform X3 yields the protein MEHPSPPRPQRGLNAIALGNEQVCRETARLKFKKKASLLFRRLEVQDQDIGRALSENMANGIDELIGIPFPNHSSEVLCSLNEQRHDGLLCDVLLVVQEQEYRTHRSVLAACSKYFKKLFTAGTLASQPYVYEIDFVQPEALAAILEFAYTSTLTITASNVKHILNAARMLEIQCIVNVCLEIMEPGGDGGEEDDKEDDDDDEDDDEEEDEEEEEEEEEEEDDDTEDFADQENLPDPQDINCHQSPSKTDHLTEKAYADTPRDFPDSFQAGSPGHLGVIRDFSIESLLRENLYPKANIPDRRPSLSPFAPDFFPHLWPGDFGAFAQLPQQPMDSGPLDLVIKNRKIKEEEKEELPPPPPPPFPNDFFKDMFPDLPGGPLGPIKAENDYGAYLNFLSATHLGGLFPPWPLVEERKLKPKASQQCPICHKVIMGAGKLPRHMRTHTGEKPYMCNICEVRFTRQDKLKIHMRKHTGERPYLCIHCNAKFVHNYDLKNHMRIHTGVRPYQCEFCYKSFTRSDHLHRHIKRQSCRMARPRRGRKPAAWRAASLLFGPGGAAPDKAAFVMPPALGDVGGHLGGAAVCLPGPSPAKHFLAAPKGALSLQELERQFEETQMKLFGRAQLEAERNAGGLLAFALAENVAAARPYFPLPDPWAAGLAGLPGLAGLNHMASMSEANN from the exons ttccggaggctggaagtccaagaccaagatATCGgcag GGCTCTGTCTGAGAACATGGCCAATGGCATTGACGAGCTCATTGGCATTCCCTTCCCCAACCACAGCAGCGAGGTCCTGTGTAGCCTGAACGAGCAGCGACATGACGGCCTGCTCTGCGATGTGCTCCTGGTGGTGCAGGAACAGGAGTACCGCACCCACCGCTCCGTCCTGGCCGCCTGCAGCAAGTACTTCAAGAAGCTCTTCACGGCCGGCACCTTAGCCAGCCAGCCGTATGTCTATGAGATCGACTTTGTCCAGCCCGAGGCTCTGGCCGCCATCCTGGAATTCGCCTACACCTCCACGCTCACCATCACGGCCTCCAATGTCAAGCACATCCTCAACGCCGCCAGGATGCTGGAGATCCAGTGCATCGTGAACGTGTGCCTGGAGATCATGGAGCCCGGGGGCGACGGAGGGGAGGAGGACGACAAGGAGGACGATGATGATGACGAagatgatgatgaggaggaggatgaagaggaggaggaggaggaagaggaggaggaggatgatgaCACAGAGGATTTTGCTGATCAAGAAAACTTGCCTGACCCCCAGGACATCAACTGCCACCAAAGCCCTTCCAAGACTGACCATCTCACGGAGAAGGCCTATGCAGACACACCCAGGGACTTCCCTGATTCCTTCCAGGCTGGCAGCCCTGGCCATCTGGGTGTGATCCGGGACTTCTCCATCGAATCTCTGCTGAGGGAGAACCTCTACCCCAAAGCCAACATCCCCGACAGGAGGCCCTCCTTATCTCCGTTTGCCCCGGACTTCTTCCCACACCTCTGGCCAGGGGACTTCGGTGCCTTTGCCCAGCTGCCTCAGCAGCCTATGGACAGTGGGCCGTTGGACCTTGTCATCAAGAACCGGAAGatcaaggaggaggagaaggaggagctgcccccacctccaccaccgCCCTTCCCTAATGACTTTTTCAAGGACATGTTCCCAGACCTTCCTGGGGGGCCACTGGGCCCCATCAAGGCAGAGAATGACTACGGTGCCTATCTCAACTTCCTGAGTGCCACCCATCTGGGGGGCCTCTTCCCACCCTGGCCACTGGTAGAGGAGCGCAAGCTGAAGCCCAAGGCCTCTCAGCAGTGCCCCATCTGCCACAAAGTCATCATGGGGGCCGGGAAGCTACCGCGGCACATGAGGACCCACACCGGGGAGAAGCCATACATGTGCAACATCTGTGAGGTCCGCTTCACCAG GCAGGACAAGCTGAAGATCCACATGCGGAAGCACACGGGGGAGCGGCCCTACCTGTGCATCCACTGCAACGCCAAGTTCGTGCACAACTACGACCTCAAGAACCACATGCGCATCCACACGGGCGTGCGGCCCTACCAGTGCGAGTTCTGCTACAAGAGCTTCACGCGCTCCGACCACCTGCACCGCCACATCAAGCGCCAGAGCTGCCGCATGGCGCGGCCCCGGCGCGGCCGCAAGCCCGCCGCCTGGAGGGCCGCCAGCCTGCTCTTCGGGCCCGGCGGCGCGGCGCCCGACAAGGCGGCCTTCGTGATGCCACCGGCGCTGGGCGATGTGGGCGGCCACCTGGGCGGGGCGGCCGTGTGCCTCCCGGGCCCCAGCCCCGCCAAGCACTTCCTGGCGGCGCCCAAGGGTGCGCTGAGCCTGCAGGAGCTCGAGCGGCAGTTCGAGGAGACGCAGATGAAGCTGTTCGGGCGCGCGCAGCTGGAGGCCGAGCGCAACGCCGGGGGCCTCCTGGCCTTCGCGCTGGCTGAGAACGTGGCCGCCGCGCGGCCCTACTTCCCGTTGCCCGACCCGTGGGCCGCGGGCCTGGCCGGCCTCCCCGGGCTCGCGGGCCTCAACCATATGGCCTCCATGTCTGAAGCCAACAACTAG
- the ZBTB7C gene encoding zinc finger and BTB domain-containing protein 7C isoform X4 has product MTGNEQVCRETARLKFKKKASLLFRRLEVQDQDIGRALSENMANGIDELIGIPFPNHSSEVLCSLNEQRHDGLLCDVLLVVQEQEYRTHRSVLAACSKYFKKLFTAGTLASQPYVYEIDFVQPEALAAILEFAYTSTLTITASNVKHILNAARMLEIQCIVNVCLEIMEPGGDGGEEDDKEDDDDDEDDDEEEDEEEEEEEEEEEDDDTEDFADQENLPDPQDINCHQSPSKTDHLTEKAYADTPRDFPDSFQAGSPGHLGVIRDFSIESLLRENLYPKANIPDRRPSLSPFAPDFFPHLWPGDFGAFAQLPQQPMDSGPLDLVIKNRKIKEEEKEELPPPPPPPFPNDFFKDMFPDLPGGPLGPIKAENDYGAYLNFLSATHLGGLFPPWPLVEERKLKPKASQQCPICHKVIMGAGKLPRHMRTHTGEKPYMCNICEVRFTRQDKLKIHMRKHTGERPYLCIHCNAKFVHNYDLKNHMRIHTGVRPYQCEFCYKSFTRSDHLHRHIKRQSCRMARPRRGRKPAAWRAASLLFGPGGAAPDKAAFVMPPALGDVGGHLGGAAVCLPGPSPAKHFLAAPKGALSLQELERQFEETQMKLFGRAQLEAERNAGGLLAFALAENVAAARPYFPLPDPWAAGLAGLPGLAGLNHMASMSEANN; this is encoded by the exons ttccggaggctggaagtccaagaccaagatATCGgcag GGCTCTGTCTGAGAACATGGCCAATGGCATTGACGAGCTCATTGGCATTCCCTTCCCCAACCACAGCAGCGAGGTCCTGTGTAGCCTGAACGAGCAGCGACATGACGGCCTGCTCTGCGATGTGCTCCTGGTGGTGCAGGAACAGGAGTACCGCACCCACCGCTCCGTCCTGGCCGCCTGCAGCAAGTACTTCAAGAAGCTCTTCACGGCCGGCACCTTAGCCAGCCAGCCGTATGTCTATGAGATCGACTTTGTCCAGCCCGAGGCTCTGGCCGCCATCCTGGAATTCGCCTACACCTCCACGCTCACCATCACGGCCTCCAATGTCAAGCACATCCTCAACGCCGCCAGGATGCTGGAGATCCAGTGCATCGTGAACGTGTGCCTGGAGATCATGGAGCCCGGGGGCGACGGAGGGGAGGAGGACGACAAGGAGGACGATGATGATGACGAagatgatgatgaggaggaggatgaagaggaggaggaggaggaagaggaggaggaggatgatgaCACAGAGGATTTTGCTGATCAAGAAAACTTGCCTGACCCCCAGGACATCAACTGCCACCAAAGCCCTTCCAAGACTGACCATCTCACGGAGAAGGCCTATGCAGACACACCCAGGGACTTCCCTGATTCCTTCCAGGCTGGCAGCCCTGGCCATCTGGGTGTGATCCGGGACTTCTCCATCGAATCTCTGCTGAGGGAGAACCTCTACCCCAAAGCCAACATCCCCGACAGGAGGCCCTCCTTATCTCCGTTTGCCCCGGACTTCTTCCCACACCTCTGGCCAGGGGACTTCGGTGCCTTTGCCCAGCTGCCTCAGCAGCCTATGGACAGTGGGCCGTTGGACCTTGTCATCAAGAACCGGAAGatcaaggaggaggagaaggaggagctgcccccacctccaccaccgCCCTTCCCTAATGACTTTTTCAAGGACATGTTCCCAGACCTTCCTGGGGGGCCACTGGGCCCCATCAAGGCAGAGAATGACTACGGTGCCTATCTCAACTTCCTGAGTGCCACCCATCTGGGGGGCCTCTTCCCACCCTGGCCACTGGTAGAGGAGCGCAAGCTGAAGCCCAAGGCCTCTCAGCAGTGCCCCATCTGCCACAAAGTCATCATGGGGGCCGGGAAGCTACCGCGGCACATGAGGACCCACACCGGGGAGAAGCCATACATGTGCAACATCTGTGAGGTCCGCTTCACCAG GCAGGACAAGCTGAAGATCCACATGCGGAAGCACACGGGGGAGCGGCCCTACCTGTGCATCCACTGCAACGCCAAGTTCGTGCACAACTACGACCTCAAGAACCACATGCGCATCCACACGGGCGTGCGGCCCTACCAGTGCGAGTTCTGCTACAAGAGCTTCACGCGCTCCGACCACCTGCACCGCCACATCAAGCGCCAGAGCTGCCGCATGGCGCGGCCCCGGCGCGGCCGCAAGCCCGCCGCCTGGAGGGCCGCCAGCCTGCTCTTCGGGCCCGGCGGCGCGGCGCCCGACAAGGCGGCCTTCGTGATGCCACCGGCGCTGGGCGATGTGGGCGGCCACCTGGGCGGGGCGGCCGTGTGCCTCCCGGGCCCCAGCCCCGCCAAGCACTTCCTGGCGGCGCCCAAGGGTGCGCTGAGCCTGCAGGAGCTCGAGCGGCAGTTCGAGGAGACGCAGATGAAGCTGTTCGGGCGCGCGCAGCTGGAGGCCGAGCGCAACGCCGGGGGCCTCCTGGCCTTCGCGCTGGCTGAGAACGTGGCCGCCGCGCGGCCCTACTTCCCGTTGCCCGACCCGTGGGCCGCGGGCCTGGCCGGCCTCCCCGGGCTCGCGGGCCTCAACCATATGGCCTCCATGTCTGAAGCCAACAACTAG
- the ZBTB7C gene encoding zinc finger and BTB domain-containing protein 7C isoform X2: MTGNEQVCRETARLKFKKKASLLVQGGENQLWEKAERIYLPLPTGSSPGVLAQKQLCGFCSSGSCRALSENMANGIDELIGIPFPNHSSEVLCSLNEQRHDGLLCDVLLVVQEQEYRTHRSVLAACSKYFKKLFTAGTLASQPYVYEIDFVQPEALAAILEFAYTSTLTITASNVKHILNAARMLEIQCIVNVCLEIMEPGGDGGEEDDKEDDDDDEDDDEEEDEEEEEEEEEEEDDDTEDFADQENLPDPQDINCHQSPSKTDHLTEKAYADTPRDFPDSFQAGSPGHLGVIRDFSIESLLRENLYPKANIPDRRPSLSPFAPDFFPHLWPGDFGAFAQLPQQPMDSGPLDLVIKNRKIKEEEKEELPPPPPPPFPNDFFKDMFPDLPGGPLGPIKAENDYGAYLNFLSATHLGGLFPPWPLVEERKLKPKASQQCPICHKVIMGAGKLPRHMRTHTGEKPYMCNICEVRFTRQDKLKIHMRKHTGERPYLCIHCNAKFVHNYDLKNHMRIHTGVRPYQCEFCYKSFTRSDHLHRHIKRQSCRMARPRRGRKPAAWRAASLLFGPGGAAPDKAAFVMPPALGDVGGHLGGAAVCLPGPSPAKHFLAAPKGALSLQELERQFEETQMKLFGRAQLEAERNAGGLLAFALAENVAAARPYFPLPDPWAAGLAGLPGLAGLNHMASMSEANN; encoded by the exons GGCTCTGTCTGAGAACATGGCCAATGGCATTGACGAGCTCATTGGCATTCCCTTCCCCAACCACAGCAGCGAGGTCCTGTGTAGCCTGAACGAGCAGCGACATGACGGCCTGCTCTGCGATGTGCTCCTGGTGGTGCAGGAACAGGAGTACCGCACCCACCGCTCCGTCCTGGCCGCCTGCAGCAAGTACTTCAAGAAGCTCTTCACGGCCGGCACCTTAGCCAGCCAGCCGTATGTCTATGAGATCGACTTTGTCCAGCCCGAGGCTCTGGCCGCCATCCTGGAATTCGCCTACACCTCCACGCTCACCATCACGGCCTCCAATGTCAAGCACATCCTCAACGCCGCCAGGATGCTGGAGATCCAGTGCATCGTGAACGTGTGCCTGGAGATCATGGAGCCCGGGGGCGACGGAGGGGAGGAGGACGACAAGGAGGACGATGATGATGACGAagatgatgatgaggaggaggatgaagaggaggaggaggaggaagaggaggaggaggatgatgaCACAGAGGATTTTGCTGATCAAGAAAACTTGCCTGACCCCCAGGACATCAACTGCCACCAAAGCCCTTCCAAGACTGACCATCTCACGGAGAAGGCCTATGCAGACACACCCAGGGACTTCCCTGATTCCTTCCAGGCTGGCAGCCCTGGCCATCTGGGTGTGATCCGGGACTTCTCCATCGAATCTCTGCTGAGGGAGAACCTCTACCCCAAAGCCAACATCCCCGACAGGAGGCCCTCCTTATCTCCGTTTGCCCCGGACTTCTTCCCACACCTCTGGCCAGGGGACTTCGGTGCCTTTGCCCAGCTGCCTCAGCAGCCTATGGACAGTGGGCCGTTGGACCTTGTCATCAAGAACCGGAAGatcaaggaggaggagaaggaggagctgcccccacctccaccaccgCCCTTCCCTAATGACTTTTTCAAGGACATGTTCCCAGACCTTCCTGGGGGGCCACTGGGCCCCATCAAGGCAGAGAATGACTACGGTGCCTATCTCAACTTCCTGAGTGCCACCCATCTGGGGGGCCTCTTCCCACCCTGGCCACTGGTAGAGGAGCGCAAGCTGAAGCCCAAGGCCTCTCAGCAGTGCCCCATCTGCCACAAAGTCATCATGGGGGCCGGGAAGCTACCGCGGCACATGAGGACCCACACCGGGGAGAAGCCATACATGTGCAACATCTGTGAGGTCCGCTTCACCAG GCAGGACAAGCTGAAGATCCACATGCGGAAGCACACGGGGGAGCGGCCCTACCTGTGCATCCACTGCAACGCCAAGTTCGTGCACAACTACGACCTCAAGAACCACATGCGCATCCACACGGGCGTGCGGCCCTACCAGTGCGAGTTCTGCTACAAGAGCTTCACGCGCTCCGACCACCTGCACCGCCACATCAAGCGCCAGAGCTGCCGCATGGCGCGGCCCCGGCGCGGCCGCAAGCCCGCCGCCTGGAGGGCCGCCAGCCTGCTCTTCGGGCCCGGCGGCGCGGCGCCCGACAAGGCGGCCTTCGTGATGCCACCGGCGCTGGGCGATGTGGGCGGCCACCTGGGCGGGGCGGCCGTGTGCCTCCCGGGCCCCAGCCCCGCCAAGCACTTCCTGGCGGCGCCCAAGGGTGCGCTGAGCCTGCAGGAGCTCGAGCGGCAGTTCGAGGAGACGCAGATGAAGCTGTTCGGGCGCGCGCAGCTGGAGGCCGAGCGCAACGCCGGGGGCCTCCTGGCCTTCGCGCTGGCTGAGAACGTGGCCGCCGCGCGGCCCTACTTCCCGTTGCCCGACCCGTGGGCCGCGGGCCTGGCCGGCCTCCCCGGGCTCGCGGGCCTCAACCATATGGCCTCCATGTCTGAAGCCAACAACTAG